One window of Streptomyces sp. NBC_00273 genomic DNA carries:
- a CDS encoding trypsin-like peptidase domain-containing protein — MKFERVVQVRGRDGTGPGSFGTGCLIAPGLVLTAAHILRTEEGVVRTPTVTFPADGEPGPWDARVLWLRYDASVDAALLAVSGPAATRATNPEPQRWGDLVTRAASHPVDSYGYPRSQRMPAGTTGPARTEEQFAGRVSPGTGGSARRWELLSNDPLPPADRQGQGWAGMSGAPVFSGDLLLGVVRQDRRAETGTRLTATRSSEIVADEGFRTALRTQAAHGPRAPVVEPAELAPLLDPAAPERDLRSPAMLLRADVEATPFRGRVQDWEKLREWCLTPRRTRPCPGAPAGDLTVRVLTGPGGQGKSRLVRRLVEAVRAKPGWTAGLLRSDLSDEDLRGNGFPPSGGTPASALHALGDCARDLLLVVDYAESRPRWIRRLIDRARAAAATGLTVRVLLVARSSGGWQFDPYDTGVATHEILASALTTELGPLDVTSDGRREAFAAALPGLAEHLERTDGQEDYDWAALVGGLSVPSDMSGRRYATALNVQMEALAALLQAGPAPLDIVPGEAVEATLLRHEERYWARTLATDGERPLPMPLMRRVVAAATLCGAADEDEAMKVVARVPALGRGREWELAAAIGRLYPGAGDTYWGMLQPDRVAEFQASLTVADVPTLLPALMAGATAAQQVQALTVLSRSVVAHANGARTRQRDLVLARLDALLEQQDLAAEVLRAAAAALPEASDALTRFAVRLTQQLVERYRESARGEADLDGLVWALGEWARRKARTGDWRTAVAAGEEALVIQRARAADGSPAEERVLAGTLIQQASDQWTAGSRQTSLALAEEAVELCRKLERSGHDADPELLAKALNSLAVIYEDAVRLPEAVAVAEESVAIRRALAGRDPSHSAAHAASLRTLASCRASSGLAEEGRIIVEQALAIERRLATENPDAHADGLAHTLNSVSWHYWREGASPVGTRATLQEAVTLRRRLAADNPDTYNNSLAICLVNLATEQPNEQALETLAEARELYDLMRDSAPGANSSRLRLLLSNRSWVLNDMGRVDEAVDTVSEALRYGRSLYRDNPVTHGRDLADDLSKAAGFHQGAGRREEAISLIEEEIGVRRELVRLHPAPNEVGLAEALHDQSVALAGYGRPEEALRAADEALELYERRWREAPDKEALPYAAGLALVAWLRETTGRGGDPVPLRKRAVVLLRPEARHSGEARRALAWNLLQLANHAAAAGGMSALLRALPLAREATEHYVRASGRGPHPNDDVTGAAARWVQLLEGCGRRTEAMDVRRRYGLRQA, encoded by the coding sequence GTGAAGTTCGAGCGGGTGGTGCAGGTACGTGGGCGGGACGGCACGGGCCCCGGCTCGTTCGGGACCGGCTGCCTGATCGCGCCCGGCCTCGTCCTGACCGCCGCGCACATCCTGCGCACTGAGGAGGGCGTGGTCCGCACGCCCACGGTCACTTTTCCGGCCGACGGTGAGCCGGGTCCCTGGGACGCCCGGGTGCTCTGGCTGCGCTACGACGCGAGCGTGGACGCCGCCCTGCTCGCAGTGAGCGGCCCGGCCGCGACGCGGGCGACAAACCCGGAACCGCAGCGGTGGGGTGACCTCGTCACCCGCGCCGCTTCCCATCCGGTGGACTCGTACGGCTATCCGCGCAGCCAGCGCATGCCCGCGGGCACCACCGGCCCGGCCCGCACGGAGGAGCAGTTCGCCGGCCGCGTCAGCCCCGGCACCGGCGGATCGGCGCGCCGCTGGGAATTGCTGAGCAACGACCCGTTGCCGCCCGCGGACCGCCAGGGCCAGGGCTGGGCTGGCATGTCCGGCGCCCCGGTGTTCAGCGGCGACCTGCTCCTCGGCGTGGTCCGGCAGGACCGGCGCGCCGAAACCGGCACCCGGCTCACCGCCACCCGCAGCAGCGAGATCGTCGCCGACGAAGGCTTCCGCACCGCCCTGCGCACCCAGGCGGCGCACGGGCCGCGCGCACCGGTCGTCGAGCCCGCCGAACTGGCTCCGCTGCTCGACCCGGCCGCCCCCGAACGCGACCTGCGGTCCCCGGCGATGCTGTTGCGCGCCGATGTGGAAGCCACCCCGTTCCGGGGCCGCGTCCAGGACTGGGAGAAGTTGCGGGAGTGGTGCCTCACCCCACGCAGGACGCGCCCGTGTCCCGGCGCACCGGCCGGGGACCTGACGGTCCGGGTCCTCACCGGACCCGGCGGTCAGGGAAAGAGCCGTCTGGTGCGGCGGCTCGTGGAGGCCGTGCGCGCGAAGCCCGGCTGGACCGCGGGCCTGCTCCGCAGCGACCTCTCCGACGAGGACCTGCGTGGCAACGGATTCCCGCCCTCTGGCGGAACACCCGCCTCGGCGCTGCACGCCCTCGGCGACTGCGCCCGCGACCTGCTCCTGGTCGTCGACTACGCGGAGTCCAGGCCGCGCTGGATACGCCGGCTGATCGACCGGGCCCGCGCGGCGGCCGCAACCGGGCTAACCGTCCGCGTGCTGCTGGTGGCCCGCTCGTCCGGCGGATGGCAGTTCGACCCGTACGACACGGGCGTGGCCACCCACGAGATCCTCGCCTCCGCGCTGACCACCGAACTCGGCCCGCTGGACGTGACATCGGACGGCCGCCGGGAGGCGTTCGCCGCGGCGCTGCCCGGACTTGCCGAGCACCTGGAGCGCACCGACGGCCAAGAGGACTACGACTGGGCCGCCCTGGTCGGCGGGCTGAGCGTCCCGTCGGACATGTCGGGACGCCGCTACGCCACCGCCCTCAACGTCCAGATGGAAGCACTGGCCGCACTCCTCCAGGCGGGCCCCGCCCCCCTCGACATCGTGCCCGGCGAGGCGGTCGAGGCGACGCTGCTGCGCCACGAGGAGCGATACTGGGCGCGCACGCTCGCCACCGACGGGGAGCGCCCGCTGCCGATGCCCCTGATGCGCCGGGTCGTCGCCGCGGCGACGCTGTGCGGTGCCGCCGACGAGGACGAGGCGATGAAGGTCGTGGCCCGGGTGCCGGCCCTCGGCCGGGGGCGGGAGTGGGAGCTCGCTGCGGCGATCGGCCGGCTGTACCCCGGAGCCGGGGACACCTACTGGGGGATGCTACAGCCCGACCGGGTGGCGGAGTTCCAGGCCTCGCTCACCGTGGCGGATGTGCCGACGCTGCTGCCCGCCCTGATGGCGGGCGCGACGGCCGCCCAACAGGTGCAGGCGCTGACGGTACTGAGCCGGTCTGTGGTGGCCCACGCCAACGGCGCCCGCACCCGGCAGCGCGACCTCGTCCTTGCGCGGCTCGACGCGCTGCTGGAGCAGCAGGACCTGGCCGCGGAGGTACTGCGCGCCGCCGCGGCCGCGCTGCCGGAGGCCTCCGACGCGCTCACCCGGTTCGCCGTCCGCCTCACCCAGCAGCTGGTCGAGCGCTACCGCGAGTCCGCGCGCGGGGAGGCCGACCTGGACGGGCTCGTCTGGGCCTTGGGGGAATGGGCGAGGCGCAAGGCGCGGACGGGCGACTGGCGTACGGCCGTGGCGGCGGGAGAGGAGGCGCTGGTGATCCAGCGCGCCCGAGCCGCCGACGGGTCCCCCGCAGAGGAGCGGGTGCTGGCCGGTACCCTGATCCAGCAGGCCTCCGACCAGTGGACCGCAGGTTCCCGTCAGACGTCGCTCGCCCTTGCCGAGGAAGCCGTGGAGCTGTGCCGCAAGCTGGAGCGGAGCGGTCACGACGCGGACCCGGAGCTGCTGGCCAAGGCCCTGAACTCGCTGGCGGTGATCTACGAGGACGCGGTACGCCTGCCGGAGGCGGTGGCCGTGGCCGAGGAATCGGTCGCCATCCGCCGGGCGCTCGCCGGGCGCGACCCGTCCCACTCGGCCGCACACGCCGCGTCCCTGCGCACCCTCGCCAGCTGCCGAGCGAGCTCCGGGCTCGCCGAGGAGGGCCGGATCATCGTGGAGCAGGCGCTGGCCATTGAGCGCCGGCTGGCCACGGAGAACCCGGACGCCCACGCGGACGGCCTGGCCCACACGCTGAACTCGGTGTCCTGGCACTACTGGCGGGAGGGCGCCAGCCCGGTGGGCACGCGCGCCACCCTTCAGGAAGCGGTCACCCTGCGAAGGCGGCTCGCCGCCGACAACCCGGACACTTACAACAACAGCCTGGCGATCTGCCTGGTGAACCTGGCCACCGAGCAGCCGAACGAACAGGCGCTGGAGACGCTGGCCGAGGCGCGGGAGCTGTACGACCTCATGCGCGACAGCGCCCCCGGGGCGAACAGCTCCAGGCTGCGACTCCTGCTCAGCAACCGGTCCTGGGTACTGAACGACATGGGCCGCGTGGACGAGGCCGTGGACACGGTCTCCGAGGCACTCCGGTACGGGCGGTCGTTGTACAGGGACAACCCGGTGACCCACGGCAGGGATCTGGCCGACGACCTGTCCAAGGCCGCCGGATTCCACCAGGGCGCCGGGCGCCGGGAGGAGGCGATCTCCCTGATCGAGGAGGAGATCGGCGTTCGGCGCGAACTCGTCCGTCTCCACCCGGCACCAAACGAGGTCGGTCTGGCCGAGGCGCTGCACGACCAGTCCGTAGCCCTGGCGGGCTACGGCAGACCCGAGGAAGCGCTGCGGGCGGCGGACGAAGCGCTGGAGCTGTACGAGCGGCGCTGGCGCGAGGCACCCGACAAGGAAGCCCTGCCCTACGCAGCCGGGCTGGCTCTCGTGGCCTGGCTGAGGGAGACCACCGGCAGGGGAGGCGATCCGGTCCCGCTCAGGAAGCGGGCCGTCGTTCTGCTGCGTCCGGAGGCGAGGCACTCCGGCGAGGCGCGCAGAGCGCTCGCGTGGAATCTGCTGCAACTGGCCAACCACGCCGCTGCGGCCGGAGGGATGTCTGCTCTGCTGCGGGCGCTGCCCCTCGCCCGCGAGGCCACCGAGCACTACGTCCGGGCGTCGGGGCGAGGCCCCCACCCGAACGATGACGTGACGGGAGCGGCGGCCCGCTGGGTTCAGTTACTGGAGGGCTGCGGGCGCAGGACCGAGGCGATGGACGTACGCCGCCGGTACGGGCTGCGGCAAGCCTGA
- a CDS encoding DUF4913 domain-containing protein, with protein MPDPQEKQDAPVDEGAAASMGAPPPEAEDDAEMVFASVEEFYGHYLSQIVKRRVDGVHLAWCPDWWTHPEAIARIAALWRAFEYLRLDAALGMSHWWLQHADPHLAALMHPLTGPFALCSGPEGHTAELGPLPGNPSPPEMWDHPAFSIHAAEEKKAEEGAEVPEQNVG; from the coding sequence ATGCCGGACCCGCAGGAGAAACAGGACGCCCCCGTCGACGAGGGCGCCGCCGCGTCCATGGGAGCGCCGCCGCCGGAGGCCGAGGACGACGCCGAGATGGTCTTCGCGTCGGTGGAAGAGTTCTACGGCCACTACCTCTCCCAGATCGTGAAGCGTCGGGTGGACGGCGTTCATCTGGCCTGGTGCCCGGACTGGTGGACCCATCCCGAGGCGATCGCCCGGATCGCCGCGCTGTGGCGGGCCTTCGAGTACCTGCGGCTCGACGCGGCCCTCGGCATGTCCCACTGGTGGCTGCAGCACGCCGATCCCCATCTCGCCGCGCTGATGCATCCGCTCACCGGCCCGTTCGCGCTCTGCTCCGGGCCCGAAGGACACACCGCGGAGCTGGGCCCGTTGCCCGGTAACCCGTCGCCGCCGGAGATGTGGGACCACCCCGCCTTCTCGATCCACGCGGCCGAGGAGAAGAAGGCGGAGGAGGGGGCGGAAGTGCCTGAGCAGAACGTCGGCTGA
- a CDS encoding reverse transcriptase domain-containing protein, translating to MCSPPCCATTPPISESWPCRRSWGCGSAREASGTPQGGIISPLLANIALSALDEHLHRAWEPDGELSTSSRRERRVAKGLPSWRLVRYADDFVVLAKGTRQDTEALREEVAQVLAPIGLRLSEAKTQLVHLSAGFDFLGFHIQWRRKRGTDKWYVYTFIADQPVRSVKAKIRTLTHRTSQQDLAVVLVNLNQVTHGWANYFRHAVAKRTFSNLDNLVWWRVIRLLQERHHWNWTDVRRRLTTPTGRWRPISAGEIELRKISAIPVTRYRYRGNTIPTPWTPATT from the coding sequence ATGTGCTCACCGCCCTGCTGCGCTACCACACCGCCCATCAGCGAATCCTGGCCGTGTCGACGCAGTTGGGGGTGCGGCTCAGCCCGGGAGGCGAGCGGTACGCCGCAAGGGGGCATCATCTCCCCGCTCCTGGCGAACATTGCCTTGTCGGCGCTCGATGAGCACCTGCACCGGGCATGGGAGCCGGACGGGGAACTGTCCACCAGCAGTCGGCGTGAACGGCGGGTTGCCAAGGGCCTGCCCTCGTGGCGGCTGGTCCGCTACGCGGACGACTTCGTCGTCCTGGCCAAAGGGACCAGGCAGGACACCGAGGCACTGCGTGAGGAGGTCGCCCAGGTCCTCGCCCCGATCGGGTTGCGGCTCTCGGAAGCCAAGACCCAACTGGTGCACCTGAGCGCGGGGTTCGACTTCCTGGGGTTCCACATCCAGTGGCGCCGCAAACGCGGAACGGACAAGTGGTACGTCTACACCTTCATCGCCGACCAGCCCGTCCGATCGGTGAAGGCGAAGATCCGTACTCTCACCCACAGAACGTCGCAGCAGGACCTGGCCGTGGTCCTGGTGAACCTCAACCAGGTCACCCACGGATGGGCCAACTACTTCAGGCATGCCGTCGCGAAGCGCACCTTCAGCAACCTGGACAACCTCGTCTGGTGGCGAGTCATCCGGCTGCTGCAAGAGCGGCATCACTGGAACTGGACGGACGTCCGCAGACGGCTCACCACCCCCACCGGGCGGTGGCGGCCGATCAGCGCGGGCGAGATCGAGTTGCGGAAGATCAGCGCGATCCCGGTCACCCGGTATCGCTACCGCGGCAACACGATCCCCACCCCCTGGACCCCTGCAACCACCTGA
- a CDS encoding ALF repeat-containing protein, translating into MNDLPPAFWSRRRVLSTAAGVAAVPALPSLLTLAAAPARAAEGTSGATGLPGTDRGKAVWAYKTGGRAVREGAAAALAGSPAFVTAFLTSQLPAAKADDNRFAILSALPYAGKSVQQAAGAALSAGEGAVAAFLAGGYSKALETDLRAAVFTVMSYSGRGVKRAATKALDLGTAKAYDTFLTTTQYTAQQEDDRFEVFSVLSTASPEVKKYAERALNEGTPEAIRQFLSAGQHIARARDEEAATIDQLVAIVEREGLRAQLQTEQAVAASDNAKKAASEAKAAALKAADEARAAQQDVGKAASAANDAASAARGAADAAATAIGASRMAQAASGRAASAAQAAAAAAASAGNAAARAYHAAIAASADASKAGAARQAAQGARAAAERATTAAAAADQAASASQQASAAGSAAAGAAQNAAQAANAAADAASSAGIAQSQAAKARQAAAEADAAAARATRAASTAQSLANRAASAARVARDAARSAAAHAIKAAEAAEEAADNAGEAIEYAKRSTAYAEAAMDAATTAANAIKEAQAVEVAARAAESARIEEDTKLGVLEARLRAQAETEDAVRADRARTQADQTTTETKDLIAAAEAALKAGAPDTAASGRKAAVRLLNSGGTWTREAAEFALAGTDADVANWIDTDRLLAQKQDDRENVVAVARVTTSAVAGAAHQALASGDPDAARRFLDQGVIEAAATDNRVTVFRILGENPGKAVTAKAEAALRDGSAQALHRFLNIELAEAVKEDDHVEVFRLLGSDGPYMQSAAKIVLEGSARMRRYFVLHDQYNIARLDHDRATHIAAIRASIAHGARIAAKAQQDAALAAQAAAEARQAAQEASDWALKAQGYAQDAADSAKEARDSADAADRSAASAAQSAQQAKSAASVARGAARTANYSMRRAVASAQQAVAYAADAQSSATQAQASAQQAGKDAQEAATAASDAHRIATAKRDAEIVAAAKQAAVEAKQHEQAGTTPATEADDDGDTKLWGLWPEDVKDTKDWALVTGHWSTVAGGAAVVLGVGALFFPPLAAAAGVVGLVSLGLQGASALLNGISYGWDDARFHQALGAFVLGGILTGKGKLLGKMGEQVSKTVGQKVSSAAGAVADATTTVVGWLTW; encoded by the coding sequence ATGAACGACTTACCGCCGGCATTCTGGAGCAGGCGCCGGGTTCTCAGCACCGCGGCCGGTGTCGCAGCCGTTCCCGCGCTGCCTTCCCTCCTCACCCTGGCCGCCGCGCCCGCGCGGGCCGCCGAGGGCACGAGCGGGGCCACCGGCCTGCCCGGCACCGACCGGGGCAAGGCAGTATGGGCGTACAAGACCGGGGGCCGTGCCGTCCGCGAAGGAGCTGCCGCAGCACTCGCCGGATCCCCCGCGTTCGTCACCGCGTTCCTCACCTCGCAACTGCCCGCCGCCAAGGCGGACGACAACCGTTTCGCGATCCTCTCCGCCCTTCCCTACGCGGGGAAGTCGGTGCAGCAGGCGGCCGGTGCGGCACTGTCCGCCGGCGAGGGCGCCGTCGCCGCTTTCCTGGCGGGCGGTTACTCGAAGGCGCTCGAGACGGATCTGCGGGCCGCCGTCTTCACCGTCATGAGCTACAGCGGTCGCGGCGTCAAGCGTGCGGCGACGAAGGCGCTGGACCTGGGGACGGCGAAGGCGTACGACACCTTCCTGACGACCACCCAGTACACCGCGCAGCAGGAGGACGACCGGTTCGAGGTCTTCTCCGTGCTCTCCACCGCCTCGCCGGAGGTGAAGAAGTACGCGGAACGGGCTCTCAATGAGGGGACGCCCGAGGCGATCCGCCAGTTCCTGAGCGCCGGCCAGCACATTGCGCGGGCCCGTGACGAGGAAGCCGCGACCATCGACCAGTTGGTCGCCATCGTCGAGCGGGAGGGCCTGCGGGCTCAGTTGCAGACGGAGCAGGCCGTCGCCGCCTCCGACAACGCGAAGAAGGCCGCCTCCGAGGCCAAGGCCGCCGCGCTGAAGGCGGCCGACGAGGCGAGGGCTGCCCAGCAGGACGTGGGCAAGGCGGCCTCGGCCGCGAACGACGCGGCGAGTGCCGCCCGCGGCGCCGCGGACGCCGCTGCCACCGCGATCGGGGCCTCCCGCATGGCGCAGGCCGCTTCCGGTCGGGCCGCGTCTGCGGCGCAGGCCGCGGCTGCCGCGGCGGCGTCCGCAGGCAACGCGGCCGCGCGCGCCTACCACGCCGCGATCGCCGCCTCGGCGGACGCGAGCAAGGCCGGCGCCGCACGCCAGGCGGCGCAGGGAGCGCGCGCGGCTGCCGAGCGCGCGACCACCGCGGCCGCCGCGGCCGATCAGGCGGCTTCCGCCTCGCAGCAGGCGTCGGCGGCCGGTTCCGCCGCGGCGGGTGCGGCCCAGAACGCCGCGCAGGCTGCCAACGCCGCTGCTGACGCCGCGAGTTCGGCGGGCATCGCGCAGTCGCAGGCCGCCAAGGCGCGGCAGGCTGCCGCCGAGGCCGACGCCGCCGCCGCGCGGGCCACGCGGGCCGCGAGCACCGCGCAGTCGCTCGCGAACCGGGCGGCAAGCGCCGCACGTGTCGCCCGTGACGCTGCCCGCAGTGCCGCCGCCCACGCGATCAAAGCTGCGGAAGCGGCCGAGGAAGCGGCGGACAACGCGGGCGAGGCGATCGAGTACGCCAAGCGGTCCACGGCCTACGCGGAGGCCGCGATGGATGCGGCCACCACCGCCGCCAACGCGATCAAGGAGGCCCAGGCGGTCGAGGTCGCGGCCCGCGCCGCTGAGAGCGCCCGTATCGAGGAAGACACCAAGCTCGGTGTCCTGGAGGCGCGGCTGCGGGCTCAGGCGGAGACCGAGGACGCGGTCCGGGCCGACCGGGCGCGGACACAGGCGGACCAGACCACGACGGAGACCAAGGACCTGATCGCCGCCGCGGAGGCGGCGTTGAAGGCAGGCGCCCCCGACACGGCCGCGTCCGGCCGGAAGGCCGCCGTCAGGCTCCTGAACTCGGGCGGTACGTGGACGCGGGAGGCCGCGGAGTTCGCTCTTGCCGGCACCGACGCCGACGTGGCCAACTGGATCGACACCGACCGCCTGCTCGCGCAGAAGCAGGACGACCGCGAGAACGTCGTCGCCGTCGCCCGGGTGACGACCTCCGCGGTCGCCGGGGCCGCACATCAGGCCCTGGCCAGCGGCGACCCCGACGCCGCCCGGAGGTTCCTCGATCAGGGTGTGATCGAGGCGGCCGCCACGGACAACCGGGTCACGGTATTCAGGATCTTGGGCGAGAACCCCGGCAAGGCCGTCACGGCGAAGGCCGAGGCGGCGCTGCGCGACGGCAGCGCCCAAGCGCTGCATCGCTTCCTCAACATCGAGCTGGCGGAGGCGGTCAAGGAGGACGACCACGTCGAGGTGTTCCGCCTCCTCGGCAGCGACGGCCCCTACATGCAGTCCGCGGCGAAGATCGTGCTGGAGGGCTCCGCCCGCATGCGGCGCTACTTCGTGCTGCACGACCAGTACAACATCGCCCGCCTCGACCACGACCGGGCCACTCACATCGCCGCGATTCGGGCCTCCATCGCCCACGGCGCGCGGATCGCCGCGAAGGCGCAGCAGGACGCCGCACTCGCCGCCCAGGCGGCGGCCGAGGCGCGCCAGGCCGCGCAAGAGGCCTCTGACTGGGCGCTCAAGGCGCAGGGCTACGCCCAGGACGCCGCGGACTCTGCCAAGGAAGCGCGTGACAGCGCGGACGCGGCCGACAGGTCGGCGGCCTCCGCCGCGCAGTCGGCGCAGCAGGCGAAGAGCGCGGCGTCCGTCGCCCGTGGCGCCGCCCGCACGGCGAACTACTCCATGCGGCGCGCCGTGGCGTCCGCGCAGCAGGCGGTGGCCTACGCGGCCGATGCGCAGTCCTCCGCCACCCAGGCGCAGGCGTCGGCCCAGCAGGCGGGCAAGGACGCGCAGGAAGCCGCCACGGCCGCCAGTGACGCCCATCGGATCGCGACCGCGAAGCGGGACGCCGAGATCGTGGCCGCGGCGAAGCAGGCCGCCGTGGAGGCGAAGCAGCACGAGCAGGCGGGGACCACCCCGGCCACGGAGGCCGACGACGACGGCGACACCAAGCTCTGGGGGCTGTGGCCGGAGGACGTCAAGGACACCAAGGACTGGGCCCTGGTCACGGGCCACTGGAGCACGGTCGCCGGAGGCGCTGCGGTCGTCCTGGGCGTCGGCGCCCTGTTCTTCCCGCCCCTGGCCGCGGCCGCCGGCGTCGTCGGCCTCGTCTCCCTGGGACTCCAGGGGGCGAGCGCGCTGCTCAACGGCATCAGCTACGGCTGGGACGACGCGCGGTTCCACCAGGCACTCGGCGCGTTCGTGCTCGGTGGCATCCTGACCGGCAAGGGGAAGCTGCTCGGCAAGATGGGCGAGCAGGTGTCCAAGACGGTCGGCCAGAAGGTGTCCAGTGCCGCGGGCGCGGTGGCCGACGCGACGACCACCGTCGTCGGCTGGCTCACCTGGTAG
- a CDS encoding RICIN domain-containing protein — MLAFRSRAARISGALAATALTTLVMVPATSATAVTGPEPAADTHPYAVRLQLGGEVDSRACTGTLVDRFWVLTATSCFAPVPGSEVAAGKPALKTTAILGNGQAVEVTEIAPRSDRDAALVRLATPVTDIRTARLATSAAASGADLTASGFGRTKTEWVPGKLHTGAFSVTATDATSLTVTGKGADALCKGDTGGPMLNAAGELVGVNSRSWQGGCLGTPATETRTGAISTRVDGLADWVRQAGLTTASVRNAHSNLCLFVGWRTPDNGAPAQQADCDPKYADQLWKFEPVAGGGYQIRNTHNNRCLLVSWRTPEPGAPVTQYDCNPAYADQVWKLDPVAGGGYQIRNSLNNLCMYVSWRTPEWGAPVVQVDCDAQYADQVWRI, encoded by the coding sequence ATGCTCGCATTCCGTTCGCGCGCGGCGCGGATCAGCGGCGCCCTGGCCGCCACCGCGTTAACGACTCTCGTGATGGTCCCCGCGACTTCCGCGACGGCGGTCACGGGTCCCGAGCCCGCCGCCGACACGCACCCCTACGCGGTGCGGCTCCAACTGGGCGGCGAAGTCGACTCCCGTGCCTGCACAGGCACTCTGGTCGACCGGTTCTGGGTCCTGACCGCCACCAGCTGCTTCGCGCCCGTACCCGGCAGCGAGGTCGCCGCCGGCAAGCCGGCCCTCAAGACCACGGCCATCCTGGGCAACGGCCAGGCTGTCGAAGTCACCGAGATAGCCCCGCGCAGCGACCGCGATGCCGCCCTCGTCCGGCTGGCCACGCCCGTCACCGACATCAGGACCGCTCGGCTTGCCACCTCGGCCGCGGCTTCCGGCGCCGACCTGACGGCCTCAGGGTTCGGCCGTACCAAGACCGAGTGGGTACCGGGCAAGCTCCACACCGGCGCCTTCAGCGTCACCGCCACCGACGCCACCTCCCTCACCGTCACCGGCAAGGGCGCAGACGCCCTCTGCAAGGGCGACACGGGCGGCCCGATGCTGAACGCCGCAGGCGAGCTGGTGGGCGTGAACAGCCGCTCCTGGCAGGGGGGATGCCTGGGCACGCCCGCCACGGAGACCCGTACGGGAGCCATCTCCACGCGCGTCGACGGCCTCGCCGACTGGGTACGGCAGGCCGGCCTCACCACCGCTTCGGTCCGCAACGCCCACAGCAACCTCTGCCTGTTCGTCGGTTGGCGCACGCCCGACAACGGCGCCCCAGCCCAGCAGGCCGACTGTGACCCGAAGTACGCCGACCAGCTGTGGAAGTTCGAGCCGGTCGCCGGTGGCGGCTACCAGATCCGCAACACCCACAACAACCGATGCCTCCTGGTGTCGTGGCGCACCCCGGAGCCGGGCGCGCCCGTAACGCAGTACGACTGCAACCCCGCGTACGCCGACCAGGTCTGGAAGCTCGATCCCGTTGCCGGTGGGGGCTACCAGATCCGCAACTCACTGAACAACCTGTGCATGTACGTATCGTGGCGCACCCCGGAGTGGGGCGCCCCCGTGGTGCAGGTCGACTGCGACGCGCAGTACGCCGACCAGGTCTGGAGGATCTGA
- a CDS encoding RICIN domain-containing protein yields MPAPRPRTARTPGLLTVLTMVLLPLAMPVTPAMAVSGPETAAGQLAAVVKLAIGDEDHARACTGTLIHQLWVLTAASCFAATPGTPVPAGRPALKATAALSDGTTADILEIVPRDDRDLALIRLVTPVTTVRPAIRALGLPAVSTDLTAAGFGRTRTEWVPDKLRSGTFTLDASTPTGLGITGKGTDVLCKGDTGGPLLNADGQIVGVNSRSWQGGCLGSPAAETRTSALSVRVDDLASWFQQTQTADWKGPLVNANSGKCLEIENSLRTDGARVQQWTCRDMPTMRWNLHWAGNGWEVRNVNSGICLEIEDSQMTDGARAQQWTCHDMPTMRWDLVKGKWGYWLKNRNSGKCLEIEDSQMIDGARAQQWTCHDMPTLEWTFTS; encoded by the coding sequence ATGCCTGCGCCCCGCCCGCGCACCGCGCGGACCCCCGGCCTGCTGACCGTACTCACCATGGTCTTGCTGCCCCTCGCCATGCCGGTGACTCCCGCCATGGCCGTGAGCGGCCCCGAAACGGCCGCCGGACAGCTTGCTGCCGTCGTCAAACTCGCCATCGGCGATGAAGACCATGCACGTGCCTGCACGGGTACTCTCATCCATCAGCTGTGGGTCCTGACCGCCGCGAGCTGCTTCGCGGCCACCCCCGGCACGCCGGTCCCAGCCGGCAGGCCGGCCCTGAAGGCCACGGCCGCGCTCAGCGACGGCACGACAGCGGACATCCTTGAGATCGTCCCGCGGGACGACCGAGATCTCGCCCTGATCCGGCTCGTCACTCCCGTCACCACTGTCCGGCCCGCGATCCGGGCGCTTGGCCTGCCGGCCGTGAGCACCGATCTGACCGCGGCCGGGTTCGGCCGAACCAGAACCGAGTGGGTGCCGGACAAGCTCCGCTCCGGAACGTTCACTCTCGACGCGAGCACTCCCACAGGCCTGGGGATCACCGGCAAGGGCACAGACGTTCTGTGCAAGGGAGACACGGGCGGCCCACTCCTGAACGCCGACGGACAGATTGTCGGTGTCAACTCCCGGTCCTGGCAGGGAGGCTGTCTCGGGTCCCCCGCAGCCGAGACCCGCACCAGCGCCCTTTCCGTCCGCGTCGACGACCTGGCCTCCTGGTTCCAGCAGACCCAGACCGCCGACTGGAAGGGCCCGCTGGTAAACGCCAACAGTGGCAAGTGCCTGGAGATCGAGAACTCACTGCGGACCGACGGCGCTCGCGTCCAGCAGTGGACCTGCCGCGACATGCCCACCATGCGATGGAACCTGCACTGGGCCGGAAACGGCTGGGAAGTTCGCAACGTCAACAGCGGTATCTGCCTGGAGATCGAGGACTCGCAGATGACCGACGGCGCCCGGGCCCAGCAGTGGACCTGCCACGACATGCCTACGATGCGTTGGGACCTCGTCAAGGGAAAGTGGGGCTACTGGCTCAAGAACCGCAACAGCGGCAAGTGCCTGGAGATCGAGGACTCGCAGATGATCGACGGCGCCCGGGCCCAGCAGTGGACCTGCCACGACATGCCGACCCTGGAGTGGACCTTCACGTCATGA